CAGCCTGCGACGAGTTGGAGGCTTCGCCAGTCAATATTGGCTGAGGCTGCGCTCTTCACACGTTTCCGCATGCGGTGCAGAGGTGTCTGAGATTACCGCCGTGGCTCTGTATTAAGCATATTGCTCAAGCATATCTTGTACGAGAGGCGGGTTTTAATTTCAACGCTAGACCTAAATCACAAGTTTAAACGACCCTGATCTGCCTTGTCCTATTTCTTTTCCCCTTGAATATGCCCGAGCTATAACGCCAGGTCGCAACCAACTGAGCGTCACCCAATCTATTGTCTCGTGAGTCAACTGAAGGCTTTACACCTTGATGCAGGACTCTGCTTGGTACTTCTCCTTGTATGTCTGCAGCATGCCTAGAGTGACATTCGAGCCGCCGCAGACCACGAGGACGACATTCTTTCTGCTCCATTCCTCGTCAGACAAGCCCTTGCCAAGGAATGTCCGCAGGTCCCCACGGTAAGCAATCGCCAGAGTCGCTCCGCATGCCACCTCGACGAGATGTcttccatcatctgcaaACCGCACACAGCTGATAGCGGCATCAGCATCGGAAACGACCAGGCTCTTCATCGTACCGCTCGGATGCTGGCTCCACTTCCATGTCTGCTCCGACACGCGCGTGGCGCCCAGGGATGTTGCTatcgaggccatctcggGCAACGTTACGTGCTCGCCTGCCTTGACGCTGGCGTTGAGGCTGTCCGCGCCCACCGTCTCGACTGCGAGCACGGTTGGCTTTGTGGTTGACCATTGATGACCCTCGACACCCTGCATGAGGCCGTTGACTAGacctccgcctccaacaCTGCACACGATGCCGTCGATGGGCACGTCGAGCTGCTCCCGTAG
This genomic interval from Fusarium keratoplasticum isolate Fu6.1 chromosome 9, whole genome shotgun sequence contains the following:
- a CDS encoding PALP domain-containing protein; translated protein: MGSLDVDAKLPWIKTPCIPSPQLSKVAGCNVYLKLENLQPSGSFKSRGIGNLMTRAAASAPGPVHFYCSSGGNAGLACATSALSLGQPATIVIPHITSQLMKDKLLELGVEVKQVGKNWAAADKYLREELLANDPSGVYVPPFDHPYVWDGASTIVDELREQLDVPIDGIVCSVGGGGLVNGLMQGVEGHQWSTTKPTVLAVETVGADSLNASVKAGEHVTLPEMASIATSLGATRVSEQTWKWSQHPSGTMKSLVVSDADAAISCVRFADDGRHLVEVACGATLAIAYRGDLRTFLGKGLSDEEWSRKNVVLVVCGGSNVTLGMLQTYKEKYQAESCIKV